The following coding sequences are from one Lolium rigidum isolate FL_2022 chromosome 6, APGP_CSIRO_Lrig_0.1, whole genome shotgun sequence window:
- the LOC124665260 gene encoding uncharacterized protein LOC124665260 encodes MSLACLVCHGMGSPSHSLRSYSVSSSEDDNRCGAVVTCLTRRVAPAGSASVGTSKVTPFPSMATGQSAEGTPRLQRSRAVSRDLVRDWNFDEAIVTN; translated from the coding sequence ATGAGTCTTGCTTGTCTCGTATGCCATGGCATGGGCAGCCCATCGCACTCTCTCAGGAGCTACTCAGTGTCCAGTTCGGAGGATGACAACCGATGTGGGGCTGTTGTCACCTGCTTAACTCGGAGAGTAGCCCCTGCTGGATCTGCTAGTGTTGGGACATCAAAGGTGACCCCCTTTCCATCCATGGCAACTGGTCAAAGTGCCGAGGGAACTCCTCGCCTTCAGCGAAGCCGTGCTGTGTCAAGAGACCTTGTTAGAGACTGGAATTTCGATGAAGCCATTGTCACGAACTAG
- the LOC124661017 gene encoding uncharacterized protein At5g49945-like isoform X1, translating to MAPPTRIRLPRAALILILLALHLSLSLAAQFEGFDSDELPHAAAADPASPDDDDEGLDLDVDLPPPPPISVSVSAPSPPVTTTTTPANPNPTTPPNPTPSLDFWDEDEFEGIPVPESPTSNPSSTPAESAPSDPSAAAAAEAPPAPPRTPAELLRAFSIEIACVSFLICFLLNYFTGKKQNEAIALAWATKFATRDSIFDKNFSLLGTGDGRDTPLLLKEGQDVFKFYASGRRFCQGMLATMEMRARHDLLSKLLELVFPRKDTITFEVVMNDESMDHVMVAVARKKAAKTMQKEERDLQKFASVLASAPAGKKWVADELAVVAESKEVAGDMISEAVLDQVLGEKAFEKLGKWFISLHFSDQLAGSYKKVLSFKFVLPDANNMAEMTKLVALVPFYIDLIGRYKLSSHARSKTDAARTKAAQEAFRELQGVRQETLLRKKAEKKKLMEEAEAKLSAEVLRKKEEKERNRQMKKGAPKVKMLRS from the exons atggcgccgccgacccgGATCCGGCTGCCGCGCGCCGCCCTCATCCTCATCCTGCTCGCcctccacctctccctctccctcgccgcccagtTCGAGGGCTTCGACTCCGACGAGctcccccacgccgccgccgccgatcccgcgtcccccgacgacgacgacgaggggctCGACCTCGACGTCGACCTCCCACCCCCGCCGCCCATCTCCGTctccgtctccgcgccctccccacccgtgaccaccaccaccactcccgCAAACCCTAACCCCACAACGCCCCCGAACCCCACCCCCTCGCTGGACTTCTGGGACGAGGACGAGTTCGAGGGCATCCCGGTCCCAGAATCCCCAACCTCCAACCCCTCCTCCACGCCGGCCGAGTCCGCCCCGTCAGATCCCTCCGCCGCGGCCGCGGCGGAGGCCCCGCCGGCCCCGCCCAGGACCCCCGCGGAGCTCCTCCGCGCCTTCTCCATCGAGATCGCCTGCGTCAGCTTCCTGATCTGCTTCCTGCTCAACTACTTCACGGGCAAGAAGCAGAACGAGGCGATCGCGCTCGCCTGGGCCACCAAGTTCGCCACCAGGGACTCCATCTTCGACAAGAACTTCAGCCTCCTCGGCACCGGCGACGGCAGGGACACGCCGCTCCTGCTCAAGGAGGGCCAGGACGTCTTCAAGTTCTACGCCAGCGGCAGGCGCTTCTGCCAGGGCATGCTCGCCACCATGGAGATGCGCGCGCGCCACGACCTGCTCTCCAAGCTCCTCGAGCTCGTATTCCCCAGGAAGGACACCATCACCTTCGAGGTCGTCATGAACGACGAGTCCATGGACCACgtcatggtggccgtggcgaggAAGAAGGCCGCCAAGACCATGCAGAAGGAGGAGAGGGATCTGCAGAAGTTTGCATCTGTTCTAGCGTCGGCACCCGCCGGGAAGAAGTGGGTTGCGGATGAGCTTGCGGTTGTGGCCGAGTCAAAGGAGGTTGCTGGGGATATGATCTCTGAGGCGGTGCTAGATCAG GTGCTTGGTGAGAAAGCATTCGAGAAACTTGGGAAGTGGTTCATTTCGCTTCATTTTTCGGATCAACTGGCAGGCTCCTACAAGAAAGTCCTCTCGTTCAAGTTTGTGCTGCCAGATGCAAACAACATGGCTGAGATGACAAAGTTAGTTGCTCTTGTGCCGTTCTACATTGATCTGATTGGACGTTACAAGCTGAGCTCACAT GCACGCTCCAAAACTGATGCCGCTAGGACAAAGGCTGCTCAGGAGGCTTTCAGGGAGCTTCAGGGTGTCAGGCAGGAAACCCTGCTGAGGAAGAAGGCTGAGAAGAAAAAACTTATGGAAGAGGCAGAGGCCAAATTGAGCGCCGAGGTGCTCcgcaagaaagaggagaaagaaaGGAATCGGCAGATGAAGAAAGGGGCGCCCAAGGTTAAGATGCTGCGTTCTTAA